The proteins below come from a single Oncorhynchus tshawytscha isolate Ot180627B linkage group LG22, Otsh_v2.0, whole genome shotgun sequence genomic window:
- the LOC112221876 gene encoding CDK5 and ABL1 enzyme substrate 2 isoform X2: protein MRTINHYSTRMATAACGRQCKTGGNTAKSQKEHLRKGKDSQRRQAALSFLNNISLDGRPLYHLSNGNLGQRDAAELRSRDAAGAQAIGHTQFSPCTYGTFPHVSPYLAGGAATTVAGIGGLSPVLPNLGMSTDTGASVAVGCREVLFEGVDTIVPPDTPLSPISGPQTFNPIAKSPSVLQTLNSVPGDTRQRSRNHSGSPGPARVAKKVHFIKSMRQYDTRGSRIMLICAKRSLCAAFSVLPYGECIHLSDPKLDAQRQRLSSGVGSDLFPGLEGLGVELGAYGKTVSYARFLFPTNALVRSKSSGPLEPSTTQTPLSRYRGNGQKNYTNPSRVNSTIGQDPSIEDLADYDPYLLSDPQWPCGRHKRVLIFASYMTTVIEYVKPSDLKKDMNETFKEKFPHIKLTLSKIRSLKRDMRAVGEECSLQPVTVAMAFVYFEKLVLQGRLNKQNRKLVSAACVLLAAKISSDLKKQEVRQLIDKLEERFRINRRELIPLEFPVLVALEMGLYLPDSKVMPHYRRLVQQG, encoded by the exons ATGCGCACGATCAATCATTATAGTACTAGAATGGCGACTGCTGCGTGCGGTCGTCAGTGTAAAACAGGCGGTAATACTGCCAAATCACAAAAAGAACACCTGCGAAAAGGTAAAGACTCACAACGGAGACAGGCGGCTCTTTCTTTCCTGAACAACATATCTCTAGACGGACGGCCTTTATATCATCTCAGCAATGGAAACCTCGGTCAAAGGGACGCCGCCGAGCTCCGAAGTCGAGACGCCGCCGGGGCACAGGCGATTGGACACACTCAATTTTCACCGTGTACCTACGGAACCTTCCCCCATGTATCACCCTACTTGGCCGGTGGCGCTGCTACTACTGTGGCGGGGATTGGGGGACTGAGCCCAGTCCTACCTAATTTGGGTATGTCTACAGACACTGGCGCAAGTGTTGCTGTGGggtgccgtgaggtgttgtttGAGGGTGTAGACACCATAGTACCCCCAGATACCCCCCTGTCCCCCATTTCTGGACCTCAGACCTTCAATCCAATTGCCAAATCGCCATCTGTGCTCCAGACTCTGAATTCCGTGCCGGGGGATACACGTCAAAG GTCACGGAATCATTCGGGCTCTCCAGGACCCGCAAGGGTGGCCAAGAAGGTCCACTTTATCAAGAGTATGAGGCAATATGACACGAGAGGCAGCAG GATTATGCTGATTTGTGCCAAGCGGTCTCTATGTGCTGCTTTCTCAGTGCTGCCCTATGGAGAATGTATTCACCTCAG TGACCCAAAGCTGGATGCTCAGAGACAACGGCTGTCTTCTGGGGTTGGCTCTGACCTGTTCCCTGGCCTGGAGGGCCTTGGGGTGGAGCTAGGGGCATATGGAAAG ACGGTATCGTACGCCCGATTCCTTTTCCCAACTAATGCCCTGGTGAGGTCGAAGAGCAGTGGACCACTAGAGCCCAGCACAACACAGACACCCCTATCCCGTTACCGAGGCAACGGCCAGAAGAACTACACCAACCCGTCTCGAGTCAACAGCACCATAGGACAGGACCCGA GTATAGAAGACCTGGCAGACTATGATCCCTACCTACTCAGTGACCCTCAGTGGCCTTGCGGGAGACACAAGAGAGTTCTTATATTTGCATCTTATATG ACGACTGTTATTGAGTACGTGAAGCCGTCAGACCTGAAAAAAGACATGAATGAGACGTTCAAGGAGAAGTTCCCCCATATCAAACTGACCCTCAGCAAGATAAGAAG CCTGAAGCGGGACATGCGTGCGGTGGGAGAGGAGTGCAGTCTGCAGCCAGTCACGGTGGCCATGGCCTTTGTGTACTTTGAGAAGCTGGTGCTGCAGGGCCGCCTGAACAAGCAAAACAGGAAGCTGGTGTCTGCTGCCTGCGTCCTGCTGGCAGCCAAGATCAGCAGTGATCTGAAGAAGCAGGAGGTCCGACAGCTGATTGAC AAGCTGGAGGAGCGTTTTCGTATAAACCGGCGGGAGTTGATTCCATTGGAGTTCCCTGTCCTGGTTGCCTTGGAGATGGGGCTCTACCTCCCTGACAGCAAGGTCATGCCGCACTACCGCAGGCTGGTGCAGCAGGGCTAG
- the LOC112221876 gene encoding CDK5 and ABL1 enzyme substrate 2 isoform X1 has translation MRTINHYSTRMATAACGRQCKTGGNTAKSQKEHLRKGKDSQRRQAALSFLNNISLDGRPLYHLSNGNLGQRDAAELRSRDAAGAQAIGHTQFSPCTYGTFPHVSPYLAGGAATTVAGIGGLSPVLPNLGMSTDTGASVAVGCREVLFEGVDTIVPPDTPLSPISGPQTFNPIAKSPSVLQTLNSVPGDTRQRSRNHSGSPGPARVAKKVHFIKSMRQYDTRGSRKGVVIMISGFNVELHDGDMSSFSSCPPSDPKLDAQRQRLSSGVGSDLFPGLEGLGVELGAYGKTVSYARFLFPTNALVRSKSSGPLEPSTTQTPLSRYRGNGQKNYTNPSRVNSTIGQDPSIEDLADYDPYLLSDPQWPCGRHKRVLIFASYMTTVIEYVKPSDLKKDMNETFKEKFPHIKLTLSKIRSLKRDMRAVGEECSLQPVTVAMAFVYFEKLVLQGRLNKQNRKLVSAACVLLAAKISSDLKKQEVRQLIDKLEERFRINRRELIPLEFPVLVALEMGLYLPDSKVMPHYRRLVQQG, from the exons ATGCGCACGATCAATCATTATAGTACTAGAATGGCGACTGCTGCGTGCGGTCGTCAGTGTAAAACAGGCGGTAATACTGCCAAATCACAAAAAGAACACCTGCGAAAAGGTAAAGACTCACAACGGAGACAGGCGGCTCTTTCTTTCCTGAACAACATATCTCTAGACGGACGGCCTTTATATCATCTCAGCAATGGAAACCTCGGTCAAAGGGACGCCGCCGAGCTCCGAAGTCGAGACGCCGCCGGGGCACAGGCGATTGGACACACTCAATTTTCACCGTGTACCTACGGAACCTTCCCCCATGTATCACCCTACTTGGCCGGTGGCGCTGCTACTACTGTGGCGGGGATTGGGGGACTGAGCCCAGTCCTACCTAATTTGGGTATGTCTACAGACACTGGCGCAAGTGTTGCTGTGGggtgccgtgaggtgttgtttGAGGGTGTAGACACCATAGTACCCCCAGATACCCCCCTGTCCCCCATTTCTGGACCTCAGACCTTCAATCCAATTGCCAAATCGCCATCTGTGCTCCAGACTCTGAATTCCGTGCCGGGGGATACACGTCAAAG GTCACGGAATCATTCGGGCTCTCCAGGACCCGCAAGGGTGGCCAAGAAGGTCCACTTTATCAAGAGTATGAGGCAATATGACACGAGAGGCAGCAG GAAAGGAGTTGTTATAATGATCTCAGGCTTTAACGTGGAGCTGCATGATGGTGACATGAGTAGTTTCTCTTCCTGCCCACCCAGTGACCCAAAGCTGGATGCTCAGAGACAACGGCTGTCTTCTGGGGTTGGCTCTGACCTGTTCCCTGGCCTGGAGGGCCTTGGGGTGGAGCTAGGGGCATATGGAAAG ACGGTATCGTACGCCCGATTCCTTTTCCCAACTAATGCCCTGGTGAGGTCGAAGAGCAGTGGACCACTAGAGCCCAGCACAACACAGACACCCCTATCCCGTTACCGAGGCAACGGCCAGAAGAACTACACCAACCCGTCTCGAGTCAACAGCACCATAGGACAGGACCCGA GTATAGAAGACCTGGCAGACTATGATCCCTACCTACTCAGTGACCCTCAGTGGCCTTGCGGGAGACACAAGAGAGTTCTTATATTTGCATCTTATATG ACGACTGTTATTGAGTACGTGAAGCCGTCAGACCTGAAAAAAGACATGAATGAGACGTTCAAGGAGAAGTTCCCCCATATCAAACTGACCCTCAGCAAGATAAGAAG CCTGAAGCGGGACATGCGTGCGGTGGGAGAGGAGTGCAGTCTGCAGCCAGTCACGGTGGCCATGGCCTTTGTGTACTTTGAGAAGCTGGTGCTGCAGGGCCGCCTGAACAAGCAAAACAGGAAGCTGGTGTCTGCTGCCTGCGTCCTGCTGGCAGCCAAGATCAGCAGTGATCTGAAGAAGCAGGAGGTCCGACAGCTGATTGAC AAGCTGGAGGAGCGTTTTCGTATAAACCGGCGGGAGTTGATTCCATTGGAGTTCCCTGTCCTGGTTGCCTTGGAGATGGGGCTCTACCTCCCTGACAGCAAGGTCATGCCGCACTACCGCAGGCTGGTGCAGCAGGGCTAG
- the LOC112221876 gene encoding CDK5 and ABL1 enzyme substrate 2 isoform X3: MRTINHYSTRMATAACGRQCKTGGNTAKSQKEHLRKGKDSQRRQAALSFLNNISLDGRPLYHLSNGNLGQRDAAELRSRDAAGAQAIGHTQFSPCTYGTFPHVSPYLAGGAATTVAGIGGLSPVLPNLGMSTDTGASVAVGCREVLFEGVDTIVPPDTPLSPISGPQTFNPIAKSPSVLQTLNSVPGDTRQRSRNHSGSPGPARVAKKVHFIKSMRQYDTRGSSDPKLDAQRQRLSSGVGSDLFPGLEGLGVELGAYGKTVSYARFLFPTNALVRSKSSGPLEPSTTQTPLSRYRGNGQKNYTNPSRVNSTIGQDPSIEDLADYDPYLLSDPQWPCGRHKRVLIFASYMTTVIEYVKPSDLKKDMNETFKEKFPHIKLTLSKIRSLKRDMRAVGEECSLQPVTVAMAFVYFEKLVLQGRLNKQNRKLVSAACVLLAAKISSDLKKQEVRQLIDKLEERFRINRRELIPLEFPVLVALEMGLYLPDSKVMPHYRRLVQQG, translated from the exons ATGCGCACGATCAATCATTATAGTACTAGAATGGCGACTGCTGCGTGCGGTCGTCAGTGTAAAACAGGCGGTAATACTGCCAAATCACAAAAAGAACACCTGCGAAAAGGTAAAGACTCACAACGGAGACAGGCGGCTCTTTCTTTCCTGAACAACATATCTCTAGACGGACGGCCTTTATATCATCTCAGCAATGGAAACCTCGGTCAAAGGGACGCCGCCGAGCTCCGAAGTCGAGACGCCGCCGGGGCACAGGCGATTGGACACACTCAATTTTCACCGTGTACCTACGGAACCTTCCCCCATGTATCACCCTACTTGGCCGGTGGCGCTGCTACTACTGTGGCGGGGATTGGGGGACTGAGCCCAGTCCTACCTAATTTGGGTATGTCTACAGACACTGGCGCAAGTGTTGCTGTGGggtgccgtgaggtgttgtttGAGGGTGTAGACACCATAGTACCCCCAGATACCCCCCTGTCCCCCATTTCTGGACCTCAGACCTTCAATCCAATTGCCAAATCGCCATCTGTGCTCCAGACTCTGAATTCCGTGCCGGGGGATACACGTCAAAG GTCACGGAATCATTCGGGCTCTCCAGGACCCGCAAGGGTGGCCAAGAAGGTCCACTTTATCAAGAGTATGAGGCAATATGACACGAGAGGCAGCAG TGACCCAAAGCTGGATGCTCAGAGACAACGGCTGTCTTCTGGGGTTGGCTCTGACCTGTTCCCTGGCCTGGAGGGCCTTGGGGTGGAGCTAGGGGCATATGGAAAG ACGGTATCGTACGCCCGATTCCTTTTCCCAACTAATGCCCTGGTGAGGTCGAAGAGCAGTGGACCACTAGAGCCCAGCACAACACAGACACCCCTATCCCGTTACCGAGGCAACGGCCAGAAGAACTACACCAACCCGTCTCGAGTCAACAGCACCATAGGACAGGACCCGA GTATAGAAGACCTGGCAGACTATGATCCCTACCTACTCAGTGACCCTCAGTGGCCTTGCGGGAGACACAAGAGAGTTCTTATATTTGCATCTTATATG ACGACTGTTATTGAGTACGTGAAGCCGTCAGACCTGAAAAAAGACATGAATGAGACGTTCAAGGAGAAGTTCCCCCATATCAAACTGACCCTCAGCAAGATAAGAAG CCTGAAGCGGGACATGCGTGCGGTGGGAGAGGAGTGCAGTCTGCAGCCAGTCACGGTGGCCATGGCCTTTGTGTACTTTGAGAAGCTGGTGCTGCAGGGCCGCCTGAACAAGCAAAACAGGAAGCTGGTGTCTGCTGCCTGCGTCCTGCTGGCAGCCAAGATCAGCAGTGATCTGAAGAAGCAGGAGGTCCGACAGCTGATTGAC AAGCTGGAGGAGCGTTTTCGTATAAACCGGCGGGAGTTGATTCCATTGGAGTTCCCTGTCCTGGTTGCCTTGGAGATGGGGCTCTACCTCCCTGACAGCAAGGTCATGCCGCACTACCGCAGGCTGGTGCAGCAGGGCTAG